In Streptomyces sp. NBC_01231, the sequence GTTGGAGAGCACCCAGGTGGCCGGTGCGCCTACGCCGTTGAGCATCGCCAGGGAGTCGTCGATGACCGTGCGGAGGTCCTTGGCGTCCCAGCTGGCCATGAGGAAGTCGAAGTTGAACGCGGTGTGCAGGCCGCCGGGACGGACGTACGCGGCGAGGCGTTCGGGGGTGTCGGCCCAGGCTTCGGCGACGAAGGCACGGTGGCCGGGGAACTCGTCGGCGACCTTGCGCCAGGCGCGGTAGATGTCGTGGACCTCGTCGCGGTCCCAGTGCGGGTGCTCGACATACGACCCGGTCTTCTCGCCCGCCGACTCGGGCGGCAGGTCCGGCAGTTCGGGGTCCTTGACGAGTCCGTGTGCCACGTCGATGCGGAAGCCGTCGACACCCCGGCTGAACCAGAAACGGAGGATCGACTCGAACTCGGCGTGGACATCGGGGTGTTGCCAGTTGAGGTCGGGCTGTTCGGGTGCGTACAGGTGCAGGTACCACTCGCCGTCCGGCAGGCGGGTCCAGGCGGGGCCGCCGAAGCAGGAGACCCAGTTGTTGGGCGGCTCGATGCCGTCAGGGCCGCGGCCTGGCCGGAAGACGTAGCGTTCCCGTTCGGGACTGCCGGGACCGGCCGCCAACGCCTCCTGGAACCAGGCGTGCTGGTCGGAGGTGTGGTTCGGGACGATGTCGGGGATGACGCGGATTCCGTGCCCGTGGGCCTCCTCGATGAGCTGCTCGGCGTCGGCGACCGTGCCGAACAGCGGGTCGATGGCGCGGAAGTCGGCGACGTCGTAACCGCCGTCCGCCATCGGGGACTTGTACCAGGGGTTGATCCACAGGGCGTCCACGCCGAGCGACTTGAGGTACGGAAGCCGGGAGCGCAGGCCGGCGATGTCGCCGACGCCGTCGCCGTTCCCGTCGGCGAAGCTGCGGATGTAGACCTGGTAGATGACGGCGCT encodes:
- a CDS encoding glycoside hydrolase family 13 protein, with the translated sequence MSSTAPWWRSAVIYQVYIRSFADGNGDGVGDIAGLRSRLPYLKSLGVDALWINPWYKSPMADGGYDVADFRAIDPLFGTVADAEQLIEEAHGHGIRVIPDIVPNHTSDQHAWFQEALAAGPGSPERERYVFRPGRGPDGIEPPNNWVSCFGGPAWTRLPDGEWYLHLYAPEQPDLNWQHPDVHAEFESILRFWFSRGVDGFRIDVAHGLVKDPELPDLPPESAGEKTGSYVEHPHWDRDEVHDIYRAWRKVADEFPGHRAFVAEAWADTPERLAAYVRPGGLHTAFNFDFLMASWDAKDLRTVIDDSLAMLNGVGAPATWVLSNHDVMRHTSRYARKTVARWVPNERYRPQGPADLVLGTRRARAAVLLMLALPGGAYVYQGDELGLPEVEDLPESVLQDPMWERSDHTDRGRDGCRVPIPWSGQAAPFGFSPQDASGEPWLPQPPNWSERSVEAQTGDGTSMLELYRTALRLRRENPALGDGTMTWLDAPAGVLAFSRDPGLACVVNLSTEAYQLPDHASILLAGCPISEGLLEPDHAVWLKV